The following proteins are co-located in the Anas platyrhynchos isolate ZD024472 breed Pekin duck chromosome 1, IASCAAS_PekinDuck_T2T, whole genome shotgun sequence genome:
- the MRPS31 gene encoding small ribosomal subunit protein mS31 has protein sequence MWGRGAGRAARCSLLLLTGRPRSKIQKLFSTSSVLSTEKDKSTASTGSTNEVASKSPEGAAETPKQKLLNIIGNMKVEVTSKKKFQQLKTQEIKKQATDKLEGLDSKSSTLQGAAEDTQRTKPLNRELVEAVSAVASSLPRSKEQTESELLAQLRRHEETTDKQRKGGTINIRNVISEMSIKRQSPAQRGVMISNRISLAMEEDGQRLKPERLSSRSFDSRRSLREGKRLNIFTKAPPEMESALKTVSSPTIWDLEFAKEIAAVTDQPPRNGFEEMIQWTKEGILWEFPIDNEAGMDDDAEFHEHIFLEKHLKDFPKEGPIRHFMELVICGLSKNPYLSVKQKIEHIEWFRNYFDEKEEFLQEM, from the exons CAAAATTCAGAAACTCTTCAGCACTAGCAGTGTGCTGTCTACTGAGAAGGACAAATCGACCgcttccacaggcagcaccaATGAAGTGGCATCAAAGAGTCCGGAGGGTGCAGCAGAAACACCAAAGCAGAAGTTGTTGAACATCATTGGCAATATGAAAGTAGAAGTGACCTCCAAGAAGAAATTTCAACAGCTAAAAACACAAGAGATCAAGAAGCAAGCCACAGACAAGCTGGAAGGCCTTGACAGCAAAAGTAGCACGCTTCAAGGAGCTGCAGAAGACACCCAGCG AACCAAACCTTTGAATCGGGAACTGGTGGAAGCTGTTTCTGCAGTCGCATCTTCCTTACCACGCAGCAAGGAACAGACAGAATCAGAACTACTCGCACAACTAAGAAGACACGAAGAAACCACAGATAAACAGAGAAAGGGGGGAACTATTAACATACG caatgttatttcagaaatgtcaaTTAAAAGGCAGTCACCAGCTCAGAGAGGTGTGATGATATCCAATCGCATTTCCTTGGCGATGGAGGAGGATGGGCAAAGACTCAAGCCTGAGAGACTCTCATCTCGCTCTTTTGACTCAAGaag AAGTCTTAGAGAAGGAAAGAGGCTTAATATATTCACTAAGGCTCCTCCAGAAATGGAAAGCGCGCTGAAAACAG tATCTTCACCAACGATTTGGGATCTGGAATTTGCGAAGGAGATTGCAGCAGTGACTGACCAGCCTCCCCGAAACGGTTTTGAGGAGATGATCCAGTGGACAAAAGAGGGAATCCTGTGGGAGTTTCCAATTGACAATGAAGCAG GGATGGATGATGATGCTGAATTTCATGAACATATCTTTCTGGAGAAACACCTCAAAGACTTTCCCAAGGAAGGACCTATTCGCCACTTCATGGAACTTGTCATCTGCGGGCTTTCAAAAAACCCATACCTCAGTGTTAAACAGAAGATCGAACACATTGAGTGGTTTCGGAATTATTTTGACGAAAAGGAGGAATTTCTTCAAGAGATGTGA